In the genome of Kluyveromyces marxianus DMKU3-1042 DNA, complete genome, chromosome 1, one region contains:
- the BFA1 gene encoding Bfa1p has protein sequence MSIRPVVLDDVGETSFEDVESTFTYKNEDVEVPRLAPNSAVSTTTTETTTFSNEKGYSSHTEPASDFDNDINYNSDFEEYQGGQDVPLSVDERLRENSEQDELEELQEQLEEKLSLNLRPGMQSQNRNSNSSNFPLRNLGAGGRPYAKDSVRQPRSMVDLATKRNENMRRIPNSRSYMNLRPSSRRTLLYKKSMPSMMRFDHQDALIENDGDDDDDDEDDEPRLYVPRSRSSYKDMHLVTDNDEDDADFDNDFEGIDENFRFDTGNNDNMNNDFNEGYPAFNAALRLSPTYYEIEHDDTLLTPQLHKKHKDYEVPLERYRENRNYYMSRSRSGNVNIDPTKRRSTRAKTRLKTIRQEIDLNTPMKRGKMKYNPREKRWDGNEDILRNFENIENVDRKAFIIKTKRSRSPLKRSSSNQVLLPSSSSNNNNNIVSSNSNNNLNSNTNANSNSQHGKVVGKMKFDEKNLRWVRVDGPEEDPFQGISDLPPVLSHSSPSKNVKFQTLNGSNPLRSQSHLPFFRDENGNRYLSSDSTRFHSLTINHATTDPTYQISSKQLEKFYHEENKWSRKVGGWFILGDKTTNNNDNINTNDTHGPSPDQSHTTPNDKSYMYEIRNMVMSSAQN, from the coding sequence ATGTCTATACGACCTGTGGTTTTAGATGATGTTGGAGAAACGTCTTTTGAAGACGTTGAAAGCACTTTTACATATAAAAATGAGGATGTTGAGGTACCGAGATTAGCTCCGAACTCAGCAGTCTCGACTACAACAACGGAAACGACGACGTTCTCGAATGAAAAGGGGTACTCTTCCCATACAGAACCGGCTAGTGATTTTGACAATGATATAAACTACAACAGTGATTTCGAAGAGTATCAGGGTGGTCAAGATGTACCGCTTTCCGTGGATGAACGACTTAGAGAGAATTCTGAACAAGACGAATTGGAGGAGTTGCAAGAGCAATTGGAGGAAAAATTGTCTTTGAATCTGCGGCCTGGGATGCAAAGTCAGAACCGGAATTCGAACTCTAGTAATTTTCCTCTCAGGAACTTAGGAGCAGGAGGAAGACCATATGCAAAAGATTCAGTACGGCAGCCTAGGTCTATGGTTGATTTGGCTACTAAGAGGAATGAAAACATGAGGCGTATACCGAATAGTAGATCATATATGAATCTCAGGCCAAGTTCAAGGAGGACACTTCTCTACAAGAAATCCATGCCTTCAATGATGCGGTTTGATCACCAAGATGCGCTGATAGAGAACGATggtgatgacgatgatgacgatgaagatgacgaacCGCGTCTTTACGTTCCGAGGAGCAGATCAAGCTATAAAGACATGCATCTAGTAACGgacaatgatgaagatgatgctGACTTTGATAATGACTTTGAAGGTATAGATGAGAATTTCAGGTTTGACACCGGTAATAACGATAATATGAATAACGATTTCAACGAAGGATATCCTGCCTTCAACGCTGCACTGCGTCTCTCGCCAACGTATTATGAAATTGAACACGATGACACTTTATTAACTCCGCAGTTGCACAAGAAGCATAAAGACTATGAGGTCCCGCTAGAAAGGTATAGGGAAAATCGGAATTATTATATGTCTAGATCTAGGTCAGGGAATGTGAATATTGATCCGACTAAACGTCGTTCTACCAGAGCGAAAACGCGACTAAAAACCATCAGACAAGAGATTGACTTAAACACTCCGATGAAGAGAGgtaaaatgaaatataatcCCAGAGAGAAGAGATGGGATGGGAATGAAGACATACTACGTAATTTCGAAAATATCGAAAATGTTGATCGGAAAGCATTTATTATCAAAACCAAACGTTCAAGGTCCCCACTGAAAAGATCGTCTTCCAATCAGGTTCTGCTGCCGTCTTCCTCCtcgaacaacaacaataatattgTGTCTTCAAACTCAAATAATAACCTGAACTCCAACACGAACGCTAACTCGAACTCGCAACATGGAAAAGTCGTAGGGAAAATGAAGTTCGATGAGAAGAATCTTCGGTGGGTGAGAGTAGACGGGCCAGAAGAGGACCCTTTCCAGGGCATATCTGACTTACCGCCAGTGCTATCGCATTCTTCCCCCTCCAAAAACGTCAAGTTCCAAACTCTCAATGGGTCAAACCCTTTACGGTCCCAATCCCACCTTCCCTTTTTCAGAGACGAGAATGGAAACAGGTACCTGTCATCAGACTCTACAAGATTCCATTCCCTCACCATAAACCACGCTACCACGGACCCTACTTACCAGATCTCAAGCAAGCAGCTCGAAAAGTTCTACcatgaagaaaacaaatGGAGTAGAAAGGTTGGTGGATGGTTTATACTAGGCGACAAAACTACGAACAATAATGACAATATCAATACAAATGATACCCATGGCCCTTCGCCAGATCAATCGCATACTACTCCGAATGACAAGTCCTACATGTACGAAATCAGGAATATGGTCATGTCTTCTGCTCAGAATTGA
- the RAD7 gene encoding UV-damaged DNA-binding protein RAD7, with the protein MYRANNRRNNDGSGVRGPNSALTQFLKEQGISAENIRERWLETQKNKSEEAADISKDDSETESDEETPKRVTKKKVGKNLKEDDTSSSSDEDSDDSDYSPEERLKKIRGDTPLDSDEEESSSLPVSGRQKRAVSLLNGKKSSPQRAKAQLQQRKKRRKKAADLLDRRNSPILSLQDICIKIITKSIIDYNAQSMVEHIRDTLGGISVENLNKLARALTKNRALNDDTLQLFLNTSLTTLSFYDCSKLSFEGYKRLAIFSPHLEHLSLQMCGQLNNESLLYIAEKLPKLKELCFDGPFLINDDTWVKFFELMKGRLSMFHVSNTHRFSDKALLAMLKNCGSSLTSLGLATLDTVTNYALLPQYLDSPNFTTLTLEEPSRETDINDEVIISLLGAIGKNLKKLSLNRCTGLTDSCIINGFLPFLSNSGESQLEVLELEELDQISTDGIVLLFSSIKFPHLKECSLKRCFSLEDAALVELLLNAAPTLEKLNLNGLKSLTAQAFSFMNCPNLKQLNLGFIHCINDEIVEQISNNNENLSIIEVYGDNQVTAKCSPPNRVTIIGRQSDSI; encoded by the coding sequence ATGTATAGAGCTAATAACCGTCGAAATAATGATGGCAGTGGGGTTAGAGGACCAAATAGTGCGTTAACGcaatttttgaaagaacaaggtaTTAGTGCAGAAAATATTAGAGAAAGATGGTTAGAAACACAAAAGAACAAGTCCGAGGAAGCTGCAGATATCAGCAAAGACGATTCAGAAACTGAGTCTGATGAGGAAACACCGAAACGTGTCACTAAAAAGAAGGTGGGCAAAAATCTAAAGGAAGATGACACtagttcttcatcagatgAGGACAGTGATGACAGTGACTAttctccagaagaaagacTTAAAAAAATACGTGGTGATACTCCTTTAGAttctgatgaagaggaGTCATCATCTTTACCTGTATCCGGAAGGCAGAAAAGAGCCGTTTCTCTATTGAATGGTAAAAAGTCATCTCCACAACGTGCCAAAGCTCAACTCcagcaaagaaagaaacgAAGAAAGAAGGCAGCAGATCTACTTGATAGAAGAAATTCGCCGATCCTTTCACTTCAAGATATCTGTATTAAAATAATTACAAAGTCCATTATAGACTATAATGCACAATCTATGGTTGAACACATCAGAGATACTTTAGGTGGCATATCTGTTGAAAATTTAAACAAACTTGCACGAGCACTTACGAAAAATAGAGCATTGAATGATGATACTTTACAGCTTTTCTTGAACACGAGTTTAACTACTTTGAGTTTTTATGACTGCTCAAAATTGTCTTTTGAAGGGTACAAGAGACTAGCAATATTCTCTCCCCATTTGGAACACCTTTCTCTACAAATGTGCGGACAGTTAAATAACGAATCGTTATTATATATTGCCGAAAAGCTCCCGAAACTAAAGGAATTGTGTTTTGATGGTCCCTTTTTGATCAACGACGATACGTGGGtaaaattctttgaactAATGAAAGGAAGACTATCGATGTTCCATGTTTCTAATACACATAGATTCAGCGATAAAGCATTGCTTGCAATGCTCAAGAACTGTGGCTCTTCTTTAACATCACTTGGTCTTGCAACTCTAGATACTGTGACCAACTATGCACTCTTACCACAATATCTTGATTCTCCAAATTTTACCACCTTAACGTTGGAGGAGCCTTCCAGAGAAACAGATATTAATGATGAGGTTATAATTAGCCTTTTGGGAGCTATTGGGAAGAATTTAAAGAAACTCTCACTCAATCGTTGTACAGGACTGACGGACAGCTGTATAATTAATGGATTTTTACCCTTTTTGTCTAACTCAGGAGAATCACAACTTGAAGTCTTAGAACTAGAAGAGCTAGATCAAATTTCCACGGATGGTATTGTTctattgttttcttctattaAATTCCCTCATCTTAAAGAATGTAGCTTGAAAAGATGTTTCTCATTAGAAGATGCTGCTTTAGTTGAATTGTTATTGAACGCAGCTCCTACATTGGAAAAATTGAACTTAAATGGTCTAAAATCTCTTACAGCACAGGCATTTTCCTTTATGAACTGCCCTAACCTGAAACAACTCAACTTAGGTTTTATTCACTGCATCAATGACGAAATAGTAGAACAAATATccaataataatgaaaacTTATCCATAATTGAAGTATATGGTGACAATCAAGTTACAGCAAAATGTTCCCCACCAAATCGGGTTACTATTATCGGTAGACAAAGCGATAGTATTTAA
- the PRP39 gene encoding Prp39p codes for MFEGLDQAFLKSNDAWVQSYKLVDWADIATIDKLIVTTESLVQKYNNPNEDVKRNIYQVFGELLDRYPLFYGYWKRFVAVKYQLDGLDASIATLEQSLDSFPTSLDLWIDLLNVRLTHNQNDHELVRSQFEKCESLVGFHFLSHDIWDKHIAFETKLKDWENLYKIYRKLIKLPLHQYARYYSSFKEFLEYHPEFSNKDPNFDIDAVFVANQVIVNKLWTYESKIKQPFFNIPELPESELQNWDSYLAFLLTDSSFEPDLIKCTFERCLIPCLKYEPFWDAYITWMEKTSPFEAVFPLFKRATEALPAQNKSFKVKYIQFLEKHLDPNDNLSVKYYMDALYAFQLKWPQDSSSIYKYLKFYKKRNFPWSSDDDDKKILEQQKGYAVFLDNIIKAYLSENTAQMETLGQSQQLMAMLNDTNLSILVVELIKIYWLVLKNIIQCRKYFTYFTKLDQLKSSVTFWLTYYKFEKSQRNVARLTKFVDQLGSEIPLPTQAINYIVQDFQSFYLMNADFAEYENSLSTNRFGYDPIIHGELKINNPTWKLNPKPSKDWFKSDEYKSNGHPGLLVDKPQIKNTIIGSLSTKSSKGNKAAPLPAFRNLEKIHQKPRYEDYMSIDYLK; via the coding sequence ATGTTTGAGGGTTTAGACCAAGcgtttttgaaaagtaATGATGCCTGGGTTCAAAGTTATAAATTGGTAGATTGGGCAGACATAGCGACTATCGATAAATTGATAGTGACAACAGAATCATTGGTCCAGAAGTATAATAATCCAAATGAAGATGTGAAGCGAAATATATACCAAGTTTTCGGAGAACTTTTAGATCGCTACCCATTATTTTACGGATACTGGAAACGGTTTGTTGCGGTTAAGTATCAGCTGGATGGCTTGGACGCTTCTATAGCGACACTGGAACAATCTTTAGATTCTTTCCCAACGTCACTTGATCTTTGGATTGACTTACTTAATGTCCGTTTAACTCACAACCAGAACGATCACGAATTGGTACGATCACAGTTTGAGAAGTGCGAATCTTTGGTAGGATTTCATTTCCTCTCGCATGATATATGGGATAAACACATTGCCTTTGAAACCAAGCTAAAGGATTGGGAAAACCTTTACAAGATATACAGAAAGCTAATAAAACTCCCACTCCACCAGTACGCAAGATATTATTCCAGTTTCAAGGAGTTCTTAGAGTATCACCCCGAATTCTCAAATAAGGACCCAAATTTTGATATAGATGCAGTGTTTGTTGCCAATCAGGTAATTGTGAACAAACTTTGGACCTACGAATCGAAAATCAAACAaccatttttcaatatccCAGAGCTTCCGGAGTCAGAACTCCAAAATTGGGATTCATATCTAGCATTTTTACTCACGGATTCCAGCTTTGAACCAGATTTGATAAAGTGTACTTTTGAACGGTGCCTAATACCGTGCTTGAAATACGAACCTTTCTGGGACGCATATATAACTTGGATGGAGAAAACTTCTCCATTCGAAGCAGTATTCCcattattcaaaagagcAACTGAAGCTCTTCCAGCACAGAACAAATCTTTCAAGGTAAAGTATATCcaatttttggaaaaacaTTTGGACCCTAATGATAATTTGTCCGTCAAATACTACATGGACGCTCTTTATGCCTTTCAATTAAAATGGCCTCAAGATTCCAGCTCCATATACAAGTATTTGAAGTTCTACAAAAAGCGTAACTTTCCTTGGTCttcagatgatgatgataagaaaattcttgaacaacAGAAAGGATATGCTGTATTCTTAgataatatcatcaaagCATATTTGTCTGAAAACACTGCCCAAATGGAAACTCTAGGTCAATCACAACAGCTTATGGCCATGTTAAATGATACAAATCTCTCCATATTAGTGGTAGAACTAATTAAGATTTATTGGTTGGTACTAAAAAACATAATACAGTGTCGGAAATACTTTACGTATTTCACAAAATTAGATCAATTGAAGTCATCTGTCACATTTTGGTTGACTTATTataaatttgaaaagagtCAGAGAAACGTTGCTAGACTAACTAAATTTGTTGACCAACTTGGATCAGAAATTCCTTTACCTACACAAGCCATTAACTATATTGTACAAGACTTCCAAAGCTTTTACTTGATGAATGCCGACTTTGCTGAATACGAAAATAGTTTATCCACTAATAGGTTTGGATACGATCCAATAATCCACGGAGAACTAAAAATCAACAATCCAACATGGAAACTTAACCCAAAACCAAGTAAAGATTGGTTCAAATCAGATGAATACAAATCCAATGGACATCCTGGATTACTAGTTGATAAGCCTCAAATTAAAAACACCATCATTGGTTCACTCTCTACTAAGAGTTCCAAGGGAAATAAAGCAGCGCCTCTACCAGCATTTAGAAATCTCGAAAAGATTCACCAAAAGCCTCGTTACGAGGACTATATGTCTATAGATTATTTGAAgtaa
- a CDS encoding transposon Ty2-LR1 Gag-Pol polyprotein: protein MRKLNIGSDDGAPISSIQKDKPIDPYSDPQSEREVFGGLTYEEFDREYRYQYNSSSDPDLKDTISGESDYISFKAFPNAKIRKIVYLPIIDTEDEFDDWVKCLIVQIKISGLESYVPNKENNWSSVIMNNKRLNSYIMRMWKKCIPEECCPAWVEFTPYNTDDSSNIIALELLTAYDRRNKNREIWREAINQTNKYMSSSDIGKLWKEGNNVYRNFFCSKKHHDVEMILECLEQMMIENYANKCEKLKKELENNENINLPTALKLLHNESKKPVKLITLNKVQQQTMILMTFRQELIHVFLVQINQKCFYLENVRDIMLDSGTTVALVTNKNLLYNIKDESNIKLLAAGQNEITVEGEGILKLKLNENISIEMKAMIVPSIKINIIPLASLYENNLHVDETCDNIKSLNGETITSIFKKDKLLWISGNHIQLPTEEHKVYQTTKSKKYKVTLRELHRRLGHTNVRCVRETVKRGGIEDLSMSDVNWEGIDEFQCESCMKGKASRHPHIKNSRDQYNEKYGPFEYIHTDIFGPIRLSEDSKSYRYMITFTDECTRYTWTIPLYLKTERQVRVAFLTIIKQTRTQYNKRIKVFHMDRGSEYTSEWIRQVLKSRGAKLIYTTVADSRGNGVAERLNRTLLDRCRTLLEETGLSKEFWYHAIEHVVYDLNHTYKEKLKCSPIEKAGIKPPKLKHIHAFGQLACYRINTNSKLDNRAKLGYLLHPSQESYGYIILDAETNKLVDTTDFRPFYKNGPEGITEKEFYEQVGKWLHKAQTKISSNSQEEKNEPEFTTEPHNKRRKLAVQESEKNKSSNNDSDTVRHEENLDTQDISSCGGGEIHSDPKDDSTKESDSDSTKLASAQDSQVSHNPNTESEQTTAEEFTAHKHPNDDFNPLQDAHKQLKRKITETVEDPEEGSEKRFRVNYVKAVTDHDTIPYSEDATLSYSQAITGNKNKLLRDQFTQAFNKEINQMRKMHVWDENNLIDISEVDRNKVINPMLVFSIKRDGTKKCRLVARGDQQDLSTYSKDRQQDTINNMALMTVLAVALDHNLIIKQLDISSAYLYADLKEEIYIRAPPHIKQKDKVLRLNKSLYGLKQSGANWQKTIKDYLKGKCELEEMRFWPCVFTKGKFLEIIVCLFVDDIVIAGNNVNTINQFITDLQNRFDTRIVNDGSPNERDAVRYDILGIDVEYKKGVSMKFGMLESLTKKLPLLGVEFKKESRYNIVPGTPNRSLNQDLDIPCDKDYNAKVNWIQRAIGLSNYVAMKYRFDIAYYTNILAQHQLYPSDAVLFETERLLQYLWTTRGKRLVWKRNEKETSELIGLTDASHAKGLKYKSQAGYFCIWNGKKLFARSTRTSYVCESSTQSETYAASECLAISRSINYLLSTLTGKKPDQILLTDNTALINSIKGTKTIKPGSRHNDLKLYAMKDKYSEGELKVEHIPTKQNEADLLTKPLKIKQFKVLTDKWIK, encoded by the exons ATGAGAAAACTAAATATCGGTAGTGATGATGGTGCACCTATCTCGAGTATTCAAAAGGATAAACCTATTGATCCTTACTCAGATCCTCAAAGTGAAAGAGAAGTCTTCGGAGGATTAACCTATGAAGAGTTCGATAGAGAATACAGATATCAATACAATTCGTCATCTGATCCTGATCTAAAGGATACGATTTCTGGAGAAAGTGATTACATCAGTTTCAAAGCCTTCCCGAATGCTAAAATTAGGAAGATTGTTTACCTACCAATAATCGAtacagaagatgaattcGACGATTGGGTCAAGTGCCTAATTGTACAAATTAAAATATCTGGACTAGAGAGTTACGTTCCCAACAAAGAGAATAATTGGTCCTCTGTCATAATGAATAACAAAAGGTTAAACTCATACATCATGCGTATGTGGAAAAAATGTATCCCAGAAGAATGCTGTCCAGCCTGGGTAGAGTTTACACCATACAATACGGACGACTCTTCTAACATTATAGCATTGGAACTATTGACAGCATATGACCggaggaacaaaaatagaGAAATATGGAGAGAAGCTATAAATCAAACTAACAAATATATGTCTTCATCGGATATTGGGAAATTATGGAAGGAAGGAAACAATGTGTACcgcaacttcttttgtagtaAGAAACATCATGACGTTGAGATGATACTAGAATGTCTAGAACAAATGATGATAGAAAACTATGCCAACAAATGtgagaaattaaaaaaggAACTGGAGAACAATGAAAACATCAATCTACCAACCGCCTTGAAATTGTTACACAATGAATCTAAGAAACCA GTAAAGTTAATTacattgaacaaagttcaacaacaaacaatgattttgatgacGTTTCGTCAGGAACTGATTCATGTTTTCTTAGTTCAGATTAATCAGAAATGTTTCTATCTCGAGAATGTCAGAGATATCATGCTAGATTCTGGAACAACCGTAGCGTTGGTCACTAACAAAAATTTGCTATACAATATCAAAGATGAATCCAACATTAAATTGCTTGCAGCAGgacaaaatgaaattacagttgaaggagaaggaatCCTAAAACTtaaattgaatgaaaacatttcAATTGAAATGAAAGCGATGATTGTACCATCAATCAagataaatataatacCATTAGCGTCACTATATGAGAATAACCTACACGTTGATGAAACTTGTGACAATATAAAATCATTAAATGGTGAAACAATTACGTCtatcttcaagaaagacaagTTATTGTGGATTTCAGGTAATCACATTCAATTACCAACTGAAGAACACAAAGTCTATCAAACAACGAAATCCAAGAAATATAAGGTCACATTAAGAGAATTACACAGACGTCTAGGACACACAAATGTCAGATGTGTTAGAGAAACAGTTAAAAGAGGCGGAATTGAAGATTTATCAATGTCCGATGTTAACTGGGAAGGGATTGACGAATTCCAATGTGAATCATGCATGAAAGGAAAAGCTTCAAGGCATCCACACATCAAGAATTCTAGAGACCAATACAATGAAAAGTATGGCCCTTTcgaatatatacacacagACATATTTGGACCAATAAGACTAAGTGAAGACTCTAAAAGTTATAGGTATATGATTACTTTCACTGACGAATGTACTAGATATACGTGGACTATCCCATTATATCTAAAAACAGAAAGGCAAGTCAGAGTAGCATTCCTTACcataataaaacaaactcGGACTCAATATAACAAACGAATAAAAGTTTTCCATATGGATAGAGGATCAGAATACACAAGTGAATGGATCCGACAGGTACTTAAAAGTCGCGGAGCCAAACTAATTTACACAACGGTAGCTGATTCAAGAGGCAATGGAGTCGCTGAACGACTAAACAGAACTCTACTTGACCGATGCCGTACGTTGTTAGAAGAAACAGGCCTATCCAAGGAATTCTGGTATCATGCAATAGAGCATGTCGTATACGATTTAAACCATACTTATAAGGAAAAGCTAAAGTGTTCACCAATTGAGAAGGCTGGCATTAAACCACCTAAATTAAAACATATACATGCATTTGGTCAACTAGCTTGTTATCGTATAAATACAAACTCTAAACTCGATAATAGAGCAAAACTTGGTTATCTTTTACATCCATCACAAGAATCCTACGGATATATTATCCTGGATGctgaaacaaacaaacttGTTGACACCACAGACTTCAGACCATTTTACAAAAACGGGCCTGAAGGGATCACCGAAAAGGAATTCTATGAACAAGTTGGAAAATGGTTACATAAAGCACAAACTAAGATAAGCTCGAACAGTCAggaggaaaagaatgaacCAGAATTCACTACGGAACCTCACAATAAGAGACGAAAACTAGCAGTACAAGAGtctgaaaagaacaaatccTCAAACAATGATTCGGACACCGTGAGACATGAAGAAAATCTTGATACACAAGATATATCCTCATGCGGGGGTGGGGAAATACACTCAGATCCGAAAGAtgattcaacaaaagaatcaGATAGCGACTCAACGAAGTTAGCTAGCGCACAAGACTCACAAGTATCACACAATCCAAACACAGAAAGTGAGCAAACtacagcagaagaattcaCAGCCCACAAACACCCAAACGACGACTTCAATCCGTTACAAGATGCGCACAAACAATTAAAACGGAAAATCACTGAGACAGTCgaagatccagaagaaggatCGGAAAAGAGATTTCGAGTAAACTATGTAAAAGCAGTAACAGATCATGATACAATCCCGTATTCCGAGGATGCCACACTATCATACTCACAAGCAATTACCGGTAATAAAAACAAGCTATTGAGAGATCAGTTTACTCAGGCCTTCaataaagaaattaatCAGATGCGTAAAATGCATGTCTGGGACGAAAATAATCTAATAGATATTTCGGAGGTAGACCGAAATAAAGTGATTAACCCAATGCTAGTGTTCAGCATTAAAAGAGATGGTACGAAGAAGTGTAGATTGGTTGCAAGAGGAGACCAACAAGACCTCAGCACTTATTCGAAAGATAGACAACAAGATACCATCAACAACATGGCGCTTATGACAGTGTTAGCTGTAGCACTAGATCATAATTTAATTATCAAACAATTGGATATTTCATCCGCTTACCTATACGCTGATCTTAAAGAGGAGATATATATTCGTGCACCACCTCATATCAAGCAAAAGGATAAAGTATTAAGACTCAATAAATCCTTATACGGTCTAAAGCAAAGCGGAGCCAATTGGCAGAAAACAATTAAGGATTACCTAAAAGGCAAATgtgaattggaagaaatgaGATTTTGGCCTTGCGTCTTTACTAAAGGTAAATTCCTAGAAATAATTGTATGTTTATTCGTTGATGACATAGTCATAGCCGGCAACAACGTTAACACAATAAACCAATTCATAACAGATCTACAAAACAGATTTGATACTAGAATAGTGAACGACGGTTCACCAAACGAACGTGACGCAGTTCGATATGACATCTTGGGCATAGATGTAGAATACAAAAAGGGTGTAAGCATGAAGTTTGGAATGCTAGAAAGTTTAACTAAGAAACTACCACTACTAGGGGTtgaattcaagaaagaatcaagaTACAACATAGTCCCAGGAACCCCAAACAGATCTTTAAATCAAGATTTGGATATACCATGTGATAAAGATTACAATGCAAAAGTAAATTGGATCCAAAGAGCGATTGGATTAAGCAATTACGTTGCCATGAAGTACAGATTTGACATAGCGTACTATACTAACATATTAGCACAACATCAACTATACCCCAGTGATGCGGTACTATTTGAGACTGAAAGATTATTGCAGTACTTATGGACGACGAGAGGCAAACGTTTAGTGtggaaacgaaacgaaaaggAGACGTCAGAGTTAATAGGCCTAACAGACGCATCTCATGCCAAAGGTTTAAAATATAAATCCCAAGCAGGATACTTTTGCATAtggaatggaaagaaaTTATTTGCAAGATCAACTAGAACATCTTATGTGTGTGAATCATCCACACAATCTGAGACATACGCTGCAAGTGAATGTCTTGcaatatcaagaagtatAAATTATCTACTTTCTACGCTCACCGGTAAGAAACCAGATCAGATTTTACTTACCGATAACACAGCACTAATAAATTCGATAAAGGGAACTAAAACCATAAAACCTGGATCCAGACATAATGATTTAAAACTTTATGCCATGAAGGATAAATACTCAGAAGGTGAATTAAAGGTTGAACATATTCCGACTAAACAAAATGAGGCAGACCTATTAACTAAACCGTTGAAGATAAAACAATTCAAAGTACTAACTGACAAGTGGATCAAGTAA
- the GSF2 gene encoding Gsf2p, which yields MEVYVRMNEDVENDYAFTVKPDDTVSSRFAKIFDPKEGLTKYMVLRPSIFYKNVPIGFRKSNHPGFLTENGCLLFDYDADNKKYLEDLKDSEKSVWEQLWPGQLVLPKWEKDWNTIFTYLAVMLVWLYTDLPDCVSPTPGICLTNQLSKNFAILADKLGFYELAGKLRDEIRVNQASVTTQWLFFVMHIFKLLVITAVFYSGLVNPLSFNPWRTFMVSKTEISGNNVELKTTLKNIGWVGARRAIYDDYRDTYYKYRIEKAGGAVLAYKSGVMKIASKPGVKLSAGEGFQTDLENRFNKNTFETMKTAGKFILSEDYFLQLEHDLKENIKKCNGDIAEINNEIRRFRKYGLFECGPELSELVALRRKVEETPAPEPLPEQEKKEQ from the coding sequence ATGGAGGTTTACGTGCGTATGAATGAAGATGTCGAAAACGACTATGCTTTTACTGTGAAGCCAGATGACACGGTAAGCTCTAGGTTTGCGAAGATCTTTGATCCAAAAGAAGGGCTTACAAAATATATGGTACTCAGACCATCTATTTTCTATAAGAATGTGCCTATAGGGTTCAGGAAGTCCAATCATCCCGGTTTCTTGACGGAGAATGGGTGTCTACTCTTTGATTACGATGCCGATAATAAAAAGTATTTAGAGGATTTGAAGGACTCTGAAAAGAGTGTTTGGGAGCAATTGTGGCCCGGCCAGTTGGTTCTTCCTAAGTGGGAGAAGGATTGGAATACCATCTTCACATATCTAGCAGTAATGCTAGTGTGGTTGTACACCGATTTGCCAGATTGCGTTTCTCCAACACCTGGTATCTGTTTGACAAACCAACTTTCCAAGAATTTTGCGATCCTGGCTGATAAATTGGGGTTCTACGAGCTTGCTGGGAAATTGAGAGATGAGATCCGCGTGAACCAAGCCAGTGTTACCACACAATGGCTGTTTTTCGTCATGCATATCTTTAAGCTTTTAGTAATCACCGCAGTTTTCTACTCTGGTTTGGTTAATCCGCTTTCTTTCAACCCATGGAGAACCTTTATGGTTAGCAAGACCGAGATTTCCGGAAACAACGTGGAGTTGAAGACCACTTTGAAAAACATCGGCTGGGTTGGTGCTAGAAGAGCCATTTATGATGATTACAGAGACACTTACTACAAGTACAGAATCGAAAAGGCCGGTGGGGCAGTATTGGCTTACAAGTCAGGTGTTATGAAAATCGCTTCAAAGCCAGGTGTCAAGCTATCCGCTGGTGAAGGTTTCCAAACTGATTTAGAAAACAGattcaacaagaacacTTTTGAAACGATGAAGACTGCAGGAAAATTCATATTGAGCGAGGACTACTTTTTACAATTAGAACATGATCTAAAGgaaaatatcaagaagtGCAATGGCGATATCGCTGAAATCAACAACGAAATCAGGAGGTTCAGAAAGTACGGTCTCTTTGAATGTGGCCCTGAATTATCTGAATTAGTTGcattgagaagaaaagtgGAAGAGACTCCTGCACCAGAACCATTACCTGAgcaggaaaagaaagaacaatga